The DNA sequence agggagtttggtaactttactggtatgtatcctatattttgaaatggtttgtgccccaccaattttttacatataaaaattaCAAGTTATAAGTTACTTATTGTTTTTGATATGACATTTTAGGCTAATGTATCGCTTACTCTATCACAGAATGCCTGTGTAAAGCATTTAGCTGTAGTATATTGGCATTATACCACAAATCTCTCTATTTCTACTATAATTTATTATGTTATGATGCCATACCAGTGTTTTATGGGCTCATGTACAATGGATTTCAGCTAATCAGCATTTAGGAtacaaaccacccagtttataataaaAACACTGCATAATATGTAATCCCCATACCTGTAAAAACCGTCCCATCATGTGCCAATAGTGCTGCCCCCACCCGGAACTTGCTGTATGGACAGTAGGCAAACTCCTTGGCCCAATGAGCCTGGTGAATAAGAGGTTTAATCCAGTCCTCGTCCTCCCCTTCAATCCAGTTACTCCGGGCTCCTGTCTCTGCTCTGTCAACCCTTAATTCATCGGTCCTGAGGTCTGTCATTTCTTTGACAGTTTCTGTGATATTCTCTGTGCCCGTGTTGTTGAGAGTAACTGGTTGTTGAGAATGTATGGTTgttgagagtgagagagagaaagagagagaaagagagtgagtgagcgagagagggagagagagagatatccGGGAATAGTGAGGACAGAGACAGCTGTACATAACAAGTAGGTTTTAAGAGCCACTTGAAGTTGTGCAGTGTAATTGATTCCTGCCCCCCTCCCCACGGTGTGACGTGTCGTCTGGCTGGttgggtgggagggagaggtaCTGGCTTTTCTGGTTAGGGAAGCCTAGCATGT is a window from the Esox lucius isolate fEsoLuc1 chromosome 12, fEsoLuc1.pri, whole genome shotgun sequence genome containing:
- the cdaa gene encoding cytidine deaminase a, with translation MYSCLCPHYSRISLSLPLSLTHSLSLSFSLSLSTTIHSQQPVTLNNTGTENITETVKEMTDLRTDELRVDRAETGARSNWIEGEDEDWIKPLIHQAHWAKEFAYCPYSKFRVGAALLAHDGTVFTGCNVENASHNLGLCAERTAVVKAVSQGYQSFKAVAIASDLEDQFISPCGGCRQFLREFGDQWSVYLSKPDESYKKMTVEDLLPVSFGPEDLKRKRVFTTDKITSNTIVSSVGGNALQSNSDQGRR